Proteins from a single region of Desulfofundulus luciae:
- a CDS encoding ATP-binding protein has protein sequence MTFVNRKAELHWLEEAYGSCRAGLLVLYGRRRVGKTELLRVFCREKRHVFFVADLAPDREQLAAFSQRLWEQAYGQAETGFSFPSWEAAFRFMGGLARQERLIVVLDEFPYLMETNPAIPSILQKVWDEELRNTGILCILCGSYVGVMEREVLGYKSALYGRRTGQYLIEPLHFHDMAGFFPGRDPIWQVEAYAVLGGVPAYLLEFMDEDDLFAGIARRVLRRGTFLYEEPRFLLMQELREPANYFAVLRAIAHGKTRLNEITQAAGLRDRSAASRYLDILRDMGLIQRLVPVTEKQPQKSRRGIYRLQDQFLRFWFRFVYPNRSDLEEGKAERVLETRIKPHFPEFVGPAFEEVCRQHLRLLGRRGKLPFYPHRLGSWWDGQNELDLLAISEDEAAIMVGECKWWAKPVGANVLSELQQKAKAVLPHFQRPPHVYYALFARNGFTEELREMAAERHDLLLIEASKFHGAGDL, from the coding sequence GTGACTTTTGTGAACCGCAAAGCTGAACTACACTGGCTGGAGGAAGCTTATGGAAGCTGTCGTGCCGGGCTGCTGGTGTTATACGGCCGCCGGCGGGTGGGGAAAACGGAACTGCTCAGGGTTTTTTGCCGGGAGAAGAGACACGTCTTTTTTGTGGCCGACCTGGCGCCCGACCGGGAGCAGCTGGCCGCTTTTTCGCAGCGGCTGTGGGAGCAGGCCTACGGACAGGCAGAAACGGGTTTTTCCTTTCCTTCCTGGGAAGCTGCCTTCCGTTTTATGGGCGGGCTGGCCCGCCAGGAGCGGCTTATTGTGGTGCTGGATGAATTCCCCTACCTTATGGAGACCAATCCGGCCATACCTTCCATTCTGCAGAAAGTCTGGGACGAGGAATTGAGGAATACCGGGATATTGTGTATTTTGTGCGGTTCCTATGTAGGAGTGATGGAGAGGGAGGTTCTGGGATATAAGAGCGCTCTCTACGGCAGGCGCACCGGGCAATACCTGATTGAGCCCCTGCACTTTCACGATATGGCGGGCTTTTTCCCGGGGAGGGATCCTATCTGGCAGGTGGAAGCCTACGCCGTGCTCGGTGGAGTGCCGGCATACCTGCTGGAATTTATGGATGAAGATGATCTTTTTGCCGGCATTGCCCGCCGGGTGCTGCGCCGGGGCACCTTCCTCTATGAAGAACCGCGTTTTCTTCTCATGCAGGAACTGCGGGAGCCGGCCAATTATTTTGCCGTGCTCAGGGCCATTGCCCACGGCAAAACCCGCCTGAATGAAATCACCCAGGCGGCAGGCCTGCGCGACCGCAGCGCCGCTTCCCGTTACCTGGACATATTAAGGGACATGGGTTTAATCCAGCGTCTGGTGCCGGTGACGGAAAAGCAGCCGCAGAAAAGCCGCCGGGGTATTTACCGGTTACAGGATCAATTTCTGCGCTTCTGGTTTCGCTTCGTTTACCCCAACCGCAGCGACCTGGAGGAGGGAAAAGCGGAGAGGGTGCTGGAAACCAGGATCAAGCCCCATTTTCCGGAGTTTGTTGGCCCGGCCTTTGAAGAGGTTTGCCGGCAGCATTTGCGCCTTTTAGGGCGGCGGGGGAAACTTCCCTTTTATCCCCACCGACTGGGCTCCTGGTGGGACGGGCAGAACGAACTGGACCTGCTGGCCATCAGTGAGGATGAAGCGGCCATTATGGTGGGCGAGTGCAAGTGGTGGGCAAAACCGGTAGGGGCGAATGTACTCTCCGAACTCCAGCAAAAGGCCAAAGCCGTGCTGCCCCATTTTCAGCGGCCGCCGCATGTGTATTACGCCCTGTTTGCCCGGAATGGTTTCACTGAAGAGCTGCGTGAGATGGCGGCGGAACGACACGACCTGCTGCTTATTGAAGCCAGTAAGTTCCATGGTGCAGGCGATTTGTGA
- a CDS encoding nucleotidyltransferase domain-containing protein, which yields MLLESEKIISEIKRHVQDRPQVAVAYLMGSYAGGTATPLSDVDVGIGLYPSLCPNTDDALDLAAALESSLTEALFPGYDAEPWAEWLFTPVEVVVLNAPHTLSSLPWMLAGALPVHTPDHSFKVELEKLAFRRGCPTPEEATIAAWRLKATWIVRTARGQVFASYEGILRTCLNLAHRAVVRLGLPVPEERQQLPLVLYRAGIITRRAASFITEAINILCHDRVNFQAWEYLHHHLHLLADYALQVEDALERTVKQ from the coding sequence ATGCTTCTCGAGAGCGAAAAAATTATCAGTGAAATTAAACGCCATGTCCAGGACCGGCCACAGGTGGCCGTGGCCTATTTGATGGGGTCTTATGCCGGGGGCACGGCCACCCCTCTGAGTGATGTGGATGTGGGCATCGGCCTTTACCCCTCCCTGTGCCCGAACACAGACGACGCCCTGGACCTGGCAGCGGCACTGGAATCCTCCCTGACGGAGGCGCTTTTTCCCGGTTATGACGCCGAACCCTGGGCGGAATGGCTCTTCACCCCGGTGGAAGTGGTGGTGCTGAACGCACCCCACACCCTTTCTTCCCTCCCCTGGATGCTGGCCGGCGCCCTGCCGGTCCACACCCCGGACCATTCCTTTAAAGTGGAACTGGAAAAGCTGGCTTTCCGGCGCGGCTGCCCTACGCCGGAGGAGGCCACCATTGCCGCCTGGCGGCTAAAGGCAACCTGGATCGTCCGCACCGCCCGGGGCCAGGTTTTTGCCTCCTATGAGGGCATTCTGCGCACCTGCCTGAACCTGGCCCACCGGGCGGTGGTCAGGCTGGGGCTACCCGTACCGGAAGAACGGCAACAGCTGCCCCTGGTACTGTACCGGGCCGGCATCATTACCCGGCGGGCGGCTTCCTTTATCACAGAAGCCATCAATATACTGTGCCACGACCGTGTAAACTTCCAGGCGTGGGAATACCTGCACCATCACCTCCACCTGCTGGCTGACTATGCCCTGCAGGTGGAAGACGCCCTGGAAAGGACCGTGAAGCAGTAG
- a CDS encoding PIN domain-containing protein, with translation MLAVGKRCPGFTRHGRKNIDFVDAYLAALAKQHEESVCSFDSDFEKLNVNLVKPPGYPQEK, from the coding sequence ATGCTGGCTGTTGGTAAGCGCTGTCCAGGCTTTACAAGACATGGCAGAAAAAACATTGATTTTGTAGATGCCTACCTCGCCGCTCTGGCCAAACAACACGAAGAAAGTGTCTGTTCTTTTGATAGTGATTTCGAAAAGTTAAACGTAAATCTGGTCAAACCCCCGGGATATCCGCAGGAGAAATAA
- a CDS encoding AAA family ATPase, producing the protein MIAYIRLQRFKCFLDQTVQFAPLSILCGTNNTGKSTVIQALLFLRQSAMTSNFAKPDLPLNGSLVHMGTARDLFCQWAEEDNIQISIAFSDLLGRVFTCKLAYCREEPDALSMKLMESPSDLPSNTLFADRFFYLGAERMGPQLVYPVSEDSLEAMHVGIRGEYTAHCLHQFGNKKIKLPQLKHSPEDRSIELLFQVEEWLKDMLPGGIMINPARITQADILQVSFRDSERNTDYLRPTSIGFGISYCLPIIVAGLMAEKGNLLIVENPEAHLHPHAQSRMGIFLSKLAAAGVQVILETHSDHLLNGVRIAVKKGYINEKYVSINFFERDYNIVRPAIDADGRIDIWPDGFFDQAEKDLGELI; encoded by the coding sequence TTGATTGCTTATATCCGGCTACAGCGGTTTAAGTGTTTTCTTGATCAGACTGTCCAGTTTGCACCGTTAAGTATTCTCTGCGGAACCAATAATACCGGGAAATCGACCGTTATTCAAGCCTTATTATTTTTAAGGCAATCGGCAATGACGAGTAATTTTGCGAAACCAGACTTGCCGCTTAACGGTTCTCTTGTTCATATGGGAACTGCGAGGGATCTTTTTTGCCAATGGGCGGAAGAAGATAACATCCAGATATCGATTGCTTTTTCTGATCTGCTCGGTCGTGTTTTTACCTGCAAATTAGCTTATTGCCGGGAAGAACCTGATGCCCTTTCGATGAAATTAATGGAAAGCCCGTCCGATCTCCCTTCGAACACACTTTTTGCAGACAGATTTTTTTATCTTGGAGCCGAAAGAATGGGACCACAGTTGGTTTATCCGGTCAGTGAAGATTCTCTGGAAGCCATGCACGTTGGAATTCGAGGGGAATATACTGCTCATTGCCTGCATCAGTTTGGAAACAAAAAGATTAAGTTGCCGCAATTAAAACATTCACCGGAAGATCGTTCAATCGAGCTATTATTTCAGGTGGAAGAATGGCTTAAAGATATGCTACCGGGAGGGATAATGATCAACCCTGCGCGGATTACGCAAGCCGATATCTTGCAGGTAAGCTTTCGCGATTCTGAAAGAAATACAGATTATTTGAGACCGACAAGCATCGGCTTCGGTATTTCATATTGTTTGCCCATAATTGTTGCAGGGCTCATGGCGGAAAAGGGTAATCTGCTGATCGTGGAAAATCCGGAAGCGCATTTACATCCCCATGCACAATCCCGGATGGGTATTTTTTTAAGCAAACTGGCGGCAGCGGGCGTCCAGGTAATCCTGGAAACACACAGCGATCATCTGTTGAATGGGGTCAGGATAGCGGTAAAAAAAGGTTACATTAATGAAAAGTACGTTTCAATTAACTTTTTTGAGCGGGATTATAATATCGTCCGTCCTGCAATAGATGCCGACGGAAGAATAGATATATGGCCTGATGGATTTTTTGACCAGGCAGAAAAGGATCTTGGGGAGTTGATTTAG
- a CDS encoding DUF262 domain-containing protein: MEQRINDTGVEKEDIIGSESIKQPYDPGRINVVRQEMTVFQVLRKISNKEINLEPDFQRNLVWDETRQSRLIESILIRIPLPSFYMDATNDDEWLIIDGLQRLSTLHRYVNEEKFALQGLEFLEELKDKKFSQLPRSYQRRIEETPLFLYIIRPETPPEAKFTIFRRINTGGVFLNAQEIRHCLYRGKSTELLKELASSLEFRKATSNSVSPARMDDRECVIRFFAFYLTPYYEYQKRDFDYFLGDTMVKINQMSDNELAQISKAFKDAMIKAEAVFGKNAFRKPKGRDQRARNPINKALFEAWSVCLQKYPLDVLVKNKEKIKERFIYYMNNDPEFVNSISQGTGEVKKVHKRFEVIEKIIREGIN; the protein is encoded by the coding sequence ATGGAGCAAAGAATAAACGATACCGGTGTTGAAAAAGAGGATATTATTGGTTCGGAGAGTATAAAACAACCTTATGACCCGGGCCGGATTAATGTGGTTCGCCAGGAGATGACTGTATTTCAAGTATTGCGGAAGATAAGTAACAAAGAAATTAACCTCGAACCTGATTTTCAAAGGAACCTGGTTTGGGATGAAACCCGGCAAAGCAGGCTTATTGAATCAATCTTAATCCGGATTCCTTTACCCAGTTTTTATATGGACGCTACCAACGATGATGAATGGTTAATTATTGACGGGTTGCAGCGTTTATCTACTTTGCATCGTTATGTCAATGAGGAAAAATTTGCCCTCCAGGGACTGGAATTTCTTGAAGAACTAAAAGATAAGAAATTTAGTCAGTTGCCGCGGAGCTATCAAAGAAGGATTGAGGAAACGCCTCTTTTTCTGTACATTATCAGACCGGAGACTCCTCCTGAGGCAAAGTTTACTATTTTCAGGAGAATCAATACCGGCGGAGTGTTTCTTAATGCTCAGGAAATTCGTCATTGTTTGTACCGGGGTAAATCAACGGAATTACTGAAAGAACTGGCATCTTCTCTGGAATTTCGAAAAGCTACGAGCAATTCTGTATCGCCTGCTCGGATGGATGACCGGGAGTGCGTCATTCGTTTTTTTGCTTTTTATCTGACTCCTTATTATGAATATCAAAAGCGTGACTTTGATTATTTTCTTGGTGATACAATGGTTAAAATTAACCAGATGTCGGATAATGAACTTGCGCAAATATCGAAAGCTTTTAAAGACGCGATGATTAAGGCAGAAGCGGTCTTCGGAAAAAATGCCTTCAGAAAGCCGAAAGGTAGAGATCAACGTGCACGTAATCCGATTAATAAAGCGTTGTTCGAAGCCTGGTCAGTCTGCCTTCAAAAATATCCTCTGGATGTTTTGGTAAAAAATAAGGAAAAGATTAAGGAAAGATTTATTTATTACATGAATAATGACCCGGAATTTGTCAACTCTATCTCTCAGGGTACAGGTGAAGTTAAAAAAGTGCATAAACGCTTCGAAGTTATTGAAAAGATTATCAGGGAGGGGATCAATTGA
- the pglZ gene encoding BREX-3 system phosphatase PglZ, with protein sequence MNWRDIILQHFQPNISRLTLAADPDGLLLEEDILTALGEMGFELISFGDPVAFRYAYESKYRCRWDQGEAAELIVVVRGNEQELRRLPYDIWKAGRKLSFTLADIFPKLSYPVVASLERFYLDRLYRAYSEYYGGELGERTTKEFILKHVFGIVPELINSPVELLKMLLSRHCNMVSVPPMLDEFLVKSLRKKTIFQSWPLEDIVSSREAFFAFLQTKWNQFLKSLAGGGIFEEVPFDHYDIRVYIDDLFLEGHLQPVPVAGPEALPEWAKAGVLFDKRSEDRKRLEGLLEKIKKDLPEETATYRDWQRLAVLWAEMLVLNDELTGDVKTGGKAKIEELHETIEERFASWMIRRYGSLVNLPYTSRPVVLHHIPRYLAYRRSRGGARKTALVVMDGLALDQWLIMRRVLAEKRRKWRFEESQVFAWVPTLTSISRQALFAAEPPLYFKDSLTTTQKEERHWRKFWEDCGVKRGSIFYRKASGSEPVNEIEEALSPQLEIIGLVIDKVDRIMHGMELGTAGMHQQVRLWAEQGYLMELVEYLLTNEFDVFLTSDHGNIAATGEGRLPDGILAETRGERARIYDNEAFRRQVQEKVENALPWPGFGLPADCYVLLARGRSAFVSEREEVISHGGISLEEVIVPFVRIWEEH encoded by the coding sequence ATGAACTGGCGCGATATCATCCTTCAACATTTTCAGCCGAATATATCGCGTCTCACTTTAGCGGCGGATCCCGATGGTTTGCTGCTTGAAGAAGATATTCTTACGGCCCTTGGGGAAATGGGATTTGAGCTAATATCTTTTGGCGATCCCGTTGCCTTTCGTTATGCCTACGAATCTAAGTACCGCTGCAGGTGGGATCAAGGTGAGGCGGCTGAATTAATAGTGGTGGTACGAGGCAATGAGCAGGAATTACGCCGCCTGCCTTACGATATATGGAAAGCAGGGCGCAAGCTTTCCTTCACTCTGGCTGATATTTTCCCCAAGCTCAGCTATCCTGTAGTTGCGTCTCTTGAAAGATTTTACCTTGACAGGCTTTATAGGGCTTATTCAGAATACTATGGCGGTGAGTTGGGCGAAAGAACAACCAAGGAATTTATTTTAAAGCATGTTTTTGGAATAGTACCCGAACTCATAAATTCGCCGGTGGAACTGTTAAAAATGCTGCTGTCGCGCCACTGCAACATGGTTAGCGTACCCCCGATGCTGGATGAATTTCTTGTTAAATCTCTAAGGAAGAAGACCATTTTTCAAAGCTGGCCTCTGGAAGATATTGTCTCAAGCAGGGAAGCCTTTTTTGCTTTTCTTCAGACGAAGTGGAATCAATTTCTTAAGAGCCTGGCAGGAGGAGGTATCTTTGAGGAAGTTCCCTTTGACCATTACGATATACGGGTCTACATAGACGATCTTTTCTTGGAAGGACATTTACAACCTGTCCCGGTTGCAGGGCCTGAAGCCTTACCTGAGTGGGCGAAAGCAGGTGTTCTTTTCGATAAACGGAGTGAAGATAGGAAGAGACTCGAGGGGCTGTTAGAAAAAATCAAGAAGGACCTTCCGGAAGAGACGGCCACCTACAGGGATTGGCAACGATTGGCCGTGTTGTGGGCAGAAATGCTTGTTCTCAACGACGAACTAACCGGGGACGTGAAGACTGGTGGCAAAGCGAAAATCGAAGAACTGCATGAAACGATTGAAGAAAGATTTGCAAGCTGGATGATAAGGCGCTACGGTTCGTTAGTTAACCTTCCTTATACATCCAGGCCGGTGGTGTTGCATCACATACCACGCTATCTGGCTTACCGGCGATCCAGAGGGGGAGCGAGGAAGACTGCACTGGTGGTAATGGACGGTTTAGCGCTGGACCAGTGGCTGATTATGCGTCGTGTTCTGGCGGAAAAGCGGCGGAAGTGGAGGTTTGAGGAAAGCCAGGTTTTTGCCTGGGTGCCGACTTTGACCTCCATCTCGCGGCAGGCGCTTTTCGCGGCGGAGCCACCCCTTTATTTTAAAGATTCCCTAACCACAACCCAAAAGGAGGAACGGCACTGGCGCAAATTTTGGGAGGATTGCGGGGTTAAGAGGGGCAGCATTTTTTACCGCAAGGCTTCAGGCAGCGAGCCGGTGAACGAAATTGAGGAAGCTTTGAGCCCGCAGCTGGAGATTATCGGGCTGGTTATTGACAAGGTAGACAGGATTATGCATGGCATGGAGTTGGGTACCGCCGGTATGCACCAGCAAGTCCGATTATGGGCGGAACAGGGCTACCTGATGGAGCTCGTAGAGTATCTGCTTACAAACGAATTTGACGTTTTCCTGACTTCGGATCATGGCAATATTGCGGCCACGGGGGAAGGACGTTTGCCGGATGGAATCCTGGCTGAGACCCGAGGCGAGCGGGCCAGGATTTATGATAACGAAGCTTTTCGACGGCAGGTGCAGGAGAAAGTTGAAAACGCTTTACCCTGGCCGGGGTTTGGTTTGCCTGCGGACTGTTACGTGTTGCTGGCCAGGGGACGGTCCGCTTTTGTTTCCGAGAGGGAAGAAGTAATAAGCCATGGCGGAATATCTTTGGAAGAAGTTATCGTCCCCTTTGTGAGAATTTGGGAGGAGCATTGA
- a CDS encoding DEAD/DEAH box helicase has protein sequence MLWRPGDWAWSREYREPVRIIEAVNLWDQTVYRVWVPGRDSIVRLSGNELSPITRSEGYSRERLIYTVSAARSAESLAQPDVLLAPLEGSVTLLPHQIYALSRAISGNRVRFLLADEVGLGKTIEAGLIMRELKLRGLVRRTLVVAPRGLVTQWVQEMETRFRERFHLIMPAEVTALSYLEGDANVWRRFDQVVVPMDAVKPVQSRRGWTSEQVSRYNRERFENLISAGWDLIIVDEAHRIAGSTDTVARYRLGEGLAEAAPYLLLLTATPHQGKTEAFYRLVALLDKEAFPNIDSVKRERVAPYVIRTEKRKAVDARGNPLFKPRITLLIPVGWQARHQKQRELYEAVTEYVRHGYNQALKEKRNYIGFLMVLMQRLVASSTRAIRTALERRLEIIEQEVPLQFLNNEEMEPGEDWWDLDGQEQLEQILKKRLLAFANEREEVNRLLSLARQCEALQPDARAEELLEWLYRLQAEENNPELKFLIFTEFIPTQEMLKEFLEQRGFSVVSLNGSMGLEERRRVQQEFAGPARVLISTDAGGEGLNLQFCHVVINYDLPWNPMRLEQRIGRVDRIGQKYPVRALNFILQNTVEFRVQEVLEEKLATILAEFGVDKMGDVLDSAEVAAEFENLYKEAILNPEEVQAHIERLGASLRERVLEITAATQLLGQEEQIDAGLAEKISEHPLPYWVERMVINFLQGEGGTVKRKLVGYDLTWPDGSVMNNVVFSRQEAENYHMSYLSLEEPRVRGLVNRLPRVVAGQPIPRIRLKGLSHEICGYWSLWRISLLAGSMRNIRILPLFQHKDGRVLLPTARRIWDMLLSEQTSIGMDGTIQGEKSREIFAELEELAVNYGQNHYLELKSKYQELLQKEREKGLYAFRARREAIMRIGLPAVRQHRLAELECEERDWTLRLQERERVLPELSAVTIVYVEGE, from the coding sequence GTGTTGTGGCGTCCGGGCGACTGGGCCTGGAGCCGGGAATATCGTGAACCGGTGCGAATAATCGAAGCCGTCAATTTATGGGATCAGACGGTCTACCGCGTCTGGGTACCGGGCAGGGATTCTATCGTCCGCCTTTCGGGGAATGAATTATCGCCCATAACCCGGTCTGAGGGGTACAGCCGGGAAAGATTGATCTATACAGTTTCCGCAGCAAGGAGCGCGGAAAGCCTGGCGCAGCCCGATGTGCTGCTGGCACCGCTGGAGGGGAGTGTAACTCTCCTTCCCCACCAGATCTACGCCCTTTCCCGGGCGATTTCCGGTAACAGGGTCCGTTTTCTCCTGGCTGACGAGGTGGGGCTCGGCAAGACCATCGAGGCCGGGCTCATCATGCGGGAACTAAAGCTCAGGGGCCTGGTGAGAAGGACGCTGGTGGTGGCGCCCAGGGGATTGGTTACCCAGTGGGTGCAGGAAATGGAGACCCGCTTCCGCGAAAGGTTTCACCTCATAATGCCCGCGGAGGTTACGGCTCTGTCATACCTCGAGGGAGACGCCAATGTCTGGCGGCGGTTTGACCAGGTCGTGGTTCCCATGGATGCCGTTAAACCTGTTCAATCGCGGCGGGGCTGGACCAGCGAACAGGTAAGCCGCTATAACCGTGAGCGCTTTGAAAACCTTATCTCTGCAGGATGGGATCTAATAATAGTGGATGAAGCCCATAGAATTGCCGGCAGCACAGATACTGTTGCCCGCTATCGCCTTGGTGAAGGCCTGGCTGAAGCGGCTCCGTATCTCCTCCTTCTTACCGCTACGCCCCACCAGGGGAAAACCGAAGCTTTTTACCGGCTTGTTGCCCTCCTGGATAAGGAGGCCTTTCCCAACATTGATTCGGTGAAGCGGGAACGGGTGGCTCCCTATGTCATCCGTACCGAAAAACGAAAGGCCGTTGACGCCCGTGGCAACCCGCTTTTTAAACCGCGTATAACTCTGCTTATCCCGGTTGGCTGGCAGGCCCGGCACCAAAAACAGCGGGAACTTTACGAGGCAGTCACAGAGTATGTGCGCCATGGGTACAACCAGGCTTTAAAAGAAAAACGGAACTACATCGGCTTTTTGATGGTTCTCATGCAGCGCCTGGTGGCCAGCAGTACCAGGGCAATCCGGACGGCGCTGGAACGGAGATTGGAAATAATTGAACAGGAAGTGCCCCTTCAGTTTCTTAATAACGAAGAAATGGAGCCGGGGGAAGACTGGTGGGACCTCGATGGACAGGAGCAGCTTGAGCAAATTCTTAAAAAGCGCCTGCTGGCCTTTGCCAATGAACGCGAAGAAGTTAACCGGTTGCTCAGTCTGGCGCGGCAGTGCGAGGCCCTGCAGCCTGATGCCCGGGCGGAGGAGTTATTGGAATGGCTGTATCGCCTGCAGGCCGAGGAGAATAATCCGGAGCTTAAGTTTCTTATTTTTACCGAGTTTATTCCGACCCAGGAAATGCTCAAGGAGTTCCTGGAACAAAGAGGTTTCAGTGTGGTATCCCTGAACGGGTCGATGGGGCTGGAGGAACGGCGTAGAGTCCAGCAGGAGTTTGCCGGCCCTGCCCGGGTGCTTATTTCTACCGATGCCGGTGGTGAGGGCTTAAACCTGCAGTTTTGTCACGTAGTTATTAACTACGATTTGCCGTGGAACCCGATGCGCCTGGAACAGCGCATTGGCCGGGTAGACCGTATCGGTCAAAAATACCCGGTGAGGGCGCTGAATTTTATTCTCCAGAATACCGTTGAGTTCCGGGTCCAGGAAGTCCTTGAAGAAAAATTGGCCACTATTTTAGCAGAATTCGGAGTAGATAAGATGGGTGATGTTCTTGATTCCGCTGAAGTTGCGGCGGAATTTGAGAATTTGTATAAAGAGGCCATCCTGAACCCGGAAGAGGTTCAAGCACACATTGAGCGGCTGGGAGCTTCTCTTCGGGAACGTGTGCTAGAGATAACTGCGGCCACGCAACTCCTGGGACAGGAAGAACAGATCGATGCAGGGCTTGCGGAGAAAATCTCAGAGCACCCATTACCATACTGGGTTGAACGTATGGTTATTAATTTCTTGCAGGGTGAAGGCGGTACAGTAAAGCGTAAACTGGTGGGTTACGACCTGACATGGCCTGACGGCTCTGTTATGAATAACGTGGTTTTCTCCCGTCAGGAAGCAGAGAATTATCATATGTCTTATTTAAGCTTAGAAGAGCCAAGGGTACGAGGGCTGGTAAATAGACTGCCGCGGGTGGTGGCCGGTCAGCCCATCCCCAGGATCAGGCTTAAAGGTTTATCCCACGAAATCTGCGGTTACTGGTCTTTATGGCGAATATCTCTTCTTGCCGGGAGCATGCGCAATATTCGGATTCTGCCCCTGTTCCAGCATAAAGACGGTAGAGTACTGCTGCCTACCGCCAGGAGGATATGGGATATGCTGCTCTCGGAGCAAACTTCCATCGGGATGGATGGCACCATTCAAGGGGAAAAATCCCGGGAAATCTTTGCAGAGCTTGAGGAGCTGGCCGTAAACTACGGACAAAATCATTACCTTGAACTGAAGAGCAAATATCAAGAGCTTCTCCAGAAGGAACGGGAAAAAGGTTTGTACGCGTTCCGCGCCCGCCGGGAAGCCATTATGAGGATAGGGCTGCCTGCTGTAAGGCAGCACCGCCTGGCAGAACTGGAATGCGAGGAAAGAGATTGGACGCTGCGCTTACAGGAAAGAGAAAGAGTCTTGCCCGAATTAAGTGCAGTTACGATTGTATATGTAGAAGGAGAATGA